A window from Salmo trutta chromosome 29, fSalTru1.1, whole genome shotgun sequence encodes these proteins:
- the spinb gene encoding spindlin b yields MKTPFGKRPGQRPRADGGNIGVSANMMKKKNSHKKQKNNVGPSKPIAQPRRNIVGCRITHQWKEDSKVSQWKGTVLDQVPVNPSLYLIKYDGFDCIYGLELHKDERVQGLEVLPDRVAPARVSDSQLAETMIGKAVEHMFEQDEGPKEEWRGMVLAQAPIMNTWFYITYEKDPVLYMYQLLDDYKEGDLRIMPDSNDSPPAEREPGEVVDSLVGKQVEYAKEDGGKRTGMVIHQVEAKPSVYFIKFDDDFHIYVYDLVKTS; encoded by the exons ATGAAGACCCCATTTGGGAAGAGGCCAGGCCAGCGCCCCAGAGCTGATGGGG GGAATATTGGGGTATCTGCAAATATGATGAAGAAGAAAAATTCCCACAA GAAGCAAAAGAATAATGTTGGTCCAAGCAAGCCTATTGCCCAACCCAGACGAAACATAGTGGGTTGCAGGATAACGCACCAGTGGAAGGAAGACTCCAAGGTTTCCCAGTGGAAAGGAACAGTTCTCGACCAAGTCCCTGttaacccctctctctacctgatCAAGTATGATGGATTTGACTGCATCTATGGACTTGAGCTTCACAAAGATGAGAGGGTGCAAGGCCTGGAGGTTTTACCAGACCGAGTTG CTCCAGCTCGTGTAAGCGATTCCCAGCTAGCAGAAACCATGATAGGCAAAGCAGTGGAGCACATGTTTGAGCAAGATGAAGGACcaaaggaggagtggaggggcaTGGTGCTAGCACAGGCTCCCATTATGAACACATGGTTCTACATCACTTACGAAAAGGACCCTGTTTTGTACATGTACCAGCTCTTGGATGACTACAAAGAGGGGGATCTCCGGATAATGCCTGATTCAA ATGACTCACCTccagcagagagagagcctggagaaGTGGTGGATAGCCTTGTTGGCAAACAAGTGGAGTATGCCAAAGAGGATGGCGGCAAAAGGACTGGCATGGTTATCCATCAGGTTGAAGCCAAACCCTCTGTTTATTTCATCAAGTTTGATGACGACTTTCACATCTACGTCTATGATTTAGTAAAAACGTCTTAG